The Campylobacter concisus sequence ACGCAAGCGCGCAAAGGATGTGATTGATTTTTACGATATTTTCAGCGCCATTTAGACTATTTATGAGCTCATCTCTCACGTCACTTGGGGCATTTTTGTAAATTTCAAATGGGTAGTATTCGCCCTGCTTGGTCACTTCTCTTATGATCTGCTCGTCGCAAATGCCATGCAGGTAGAAAATATAGACAAGATCGCTGTAAATTTCACCGTATTTACCTATCTCATCTACGTGGGCTAGGACATTTTTTAGCTTTTGTTTGATCTCATCTTCGCTTAAATTTTCATAAAACTCCAGCTTCTCTTTTTGTCTGCAATCGTAGCAGATCCCATCAAAGTAAATCGTCCTTTGCTTGCACTTAGGACAAAGATGTGGCTCGCCCATTTTTGCTCCAAATTTAAATTTCTCTACTCAAAAAGCCCTTTTTCGATGTCAATCTTGACGTTAAAGGTCTCAAAGCACTTCGCACTTGCGATCCTGCCCTTTGCTGTGCGCTCGATAAAGCCATTTGCAAGCAGATATGGCTCGATAACATCTTCAACCGTGCCCTCGTCCTCGCTAAGTGCCGCAGCGATCGTGCTAAGCCCCATAGGACGGCGCCTTGCTTGCATCAAAATTTCTAAATACCTAATATCCATCTCGTCAAATCCAAGCGAATTTACACCAAGCGCGTTAAGCCCCTCTTTTGCGCGCTCGTGGCTGATGATTTGCTCGTCATTTACCTCGGCAAAGTCGCGAATCCTCTTTAATAGTCTAAGAGCGATCCTAGGTGTGGCACGTGAGCGTTTGGCGATCTCTAAAGAAGCGTTTTTGTCGCACTCTTTGCCAAGCTTAGCTGAGGCGATCTGCACAATACGGCTTAGCTCGCTGCTTGTGTAAAACTGCAGCCTAAAGTCCATCCCAAAGCGGTCTCTTAAAGGCGCTGAGATCATACCAGCACGTGTCGTTGCGCCAATAAGTGTAAATTTTGGCAGGTCTATCTTGATAGTCTGGGCAGCCGGCCCTGAGCCTATGATGATGTCTAGCCTAAAGTCCTCCATCGCAGGGTAAAGCACCTCCTCGATAGCTGGGCTTAGGCGGTGGATCTCATCGATAAAAAGCACGTCGCCCTCTTGTAAATTTGTAAGGATCGCCGCTAGATCACCACTCTTTTCTATCATCGGCGCTGCGGTCATTTTGATACTTACGCCCATTTCGTTTGCGATGATGTGAGCAAGGGTCGTCTTACCAAGTCCTGGAGGGCCGTAAAATAGCACGTGATCTAGGCACTCATTTCGCTTTTTGGCTGCTTTTATAAAGACATCTAAATTTTGCTTGATCTTTTCTTGTCCGATGTAGTCTTCAAATTTTGTCGGTCTAAGCGAGACTTCAAAGTCATTTTCAAAGCTTACTTTTTCGATTTCAACGATTCTATCCAAAGTTTTTCCTTCTAAATTTAAGGCTTCATTTTACGCTTTTATGCTTAATTTAAGCTCGTTTAAATTTATAGTAAAAGGTGCTGCCCTTGCCATAGACGCTATCAACGCTGTATAAAATATCGTGTTTTTGACAAATTTCGCTGACGATATTTAGCCCTAAGCCAAAGCCGCCTTGGATTTCATCCTCTCTAACGTAGCGCTTCCAGACCTTTTTGACGTCCTTTATCCCCTTGCCAAAGTCTTGCACACTAAGCTTTATGCGCTCATCCTCAAAGCTTAAATTTATTAGTATCTCGCTCTCCTTTTGGCTGTATTTTATGGCGTTTGTGATGGTGTTATCGATGATGCGCTGAGCTTCGACCTTGCTTAGCATAGTAAATGCATCGCTTGCTAAATTTGTCTTTACAACGATGTGCTTAACTTCAGCCACACTTGAGAGAAATTTCACTCGCTCTATTATGTATTCGCCTAAATTTAGCCGCTCAAGTGGAAATTTTATGTAGCCACGCTTTATAAAATACTCGACATCTTCGTAGGTTATTTGCATCTGTTTTAAGGCGTTTTTGATGCGAGTTATATACTTGTTTTCAAGCCCAAGCATCTCAAGGTTCATGCCAGCTACGCCAAGTGGGGTCTTTAGCTCGTGCATGGCGTCATTAAAGAAGTTGTTCATATACTTTTGAAACTCTTTATAAGGCTTAACGCTGCTTAGATATAAAAAATAGACGATAAAAAGCACAGCCACAAGGATGACAAGGAGCATAAGTGCCGCTAGAAATATGCTTTTTTCATTATCAAGCTCTTTTTCAACGACAATGTAATAAGGCGTTTTATCCTTTATAAAAAAACTTTTATAAAACAAGCAGCCATTTTCTTCAAGTGTTACAAATTTAAAGTTGCTTGGCTGCTTGGCGAGATTTGAAATAATAGGATTAAAATTTACATCATAGATTGCAAATTTATACTTTAAAGAAGGAGTTATATTTTCATTTTTTAAAAACGAATTTTTGATAATAGTTTCATGCTTCATTGCGCCAAAAAGGGCTTTTGAGGTGCTATTTTTTTGGCTTAAATTTAGGATCACAAAGCTTTGAAAACAAAAAAGCGACATTATCACAAATGTCGCTATGATCTGGATCTTAAAGCTCTTGTGCATCTATTTTATAGCCTATGCGCCTCTTTGAGATGATAAAGTCGTTTGTCGTTTTGTTTCTTATCTTTAAAACGTGCATTCTTATATCAGCGCCCTCTATATCTTTATCGTTCCAGACAAGATCTCTAAGCTCTTCCATGCTGACGTAAGAATTTAGATGTGAAACTAGACACTCAACAAGTGCGACTTCTTTTGCACTAAGATCGACCATTTTGCCGTTTTTAAATAGCGCACGCTTGTTTAGATTAAAGCTAAACTCGTCATTGATCTTTACTATGTTTTTATCATCAGTTCCATAGTATTTTCTCATAA is a genomic window containing:
- the ruvB gene encoding Holliday junction branch migration DNA helicase RuvB, whose translation is MDRIVEIEKVSFENDFEVSLRPTKFEDYIGQEKIKQNLDVFIKAAKKRNECLDHVLFYGPPGLGKTTLAHIIANEMGVSIKMTAAPMIEKSGDLAAILTNLQEGDVLFIDEIHRLSPAIEEVLYPAMEDFRLDIIIGSGPAAQTIKIDLPKFTLIGATTRAGMISAPLRDRFGMDFRLQFYTSSELSRIVQIASAKLGKECDKNASLEIAKRSRATPRIALRLLKRIRDFAEVNDEQIISHERAKEGLNALGVNSLGFDEMDIRYLEILMQARRRPMGLSTIAAALSEDEGTVEDVIEPYLLANGFIERTAKGRIASAKCFETFNVKIDIEKGLFE
- a CDS encoding sensor histidine kinase, with the protein product MHKSFKIQIIATFVIMSLFCFQSFVILNLSQKNSTSKALFGAMKHETIIKNSFLKNENITPSLKYKFAIYDVNFNPIISNLAKQPSNFKFVTLEENGCLFYKSFFIKDKTPYYIVVEKELDNEKSIFLAALMLLVILVAVLFIVYFLYLSSVKPYKEFQKYMNNFFNDAMHELKTPLGVAGMNLEMLGLENKYITRIKNALKQMQITYEDVEYFIKRGYIKFPLERLNLGEYIIERVKFLSSVAEVKHIVVKTNLASDAFTMLSKVEAQRIIDNTITNAIKYSQKESEILINLSFEDERIKLSVQDFGKGIKDVKKVWKRYVREDEIQGGFGLGLNIVSEICQKHDILYSVDSVYGKGSTFYYKFKRA